From a region of the Methanolobus tindarius DSM 2278 genome:
- a CDS encoding FecCD family ABC transporter permease, with the protein MLNLFEKKNNLNTTNSGGSDKKQHSAVREDYQRFVGRKIILLISMFALIILLGAFFVTIGPLEVSVIEVYKILFSRYFPDLFATSGLPSQVVWNIRLPRIVAGIMAGFGLGICGCVMQSVLKNPLASPFTLGISSGASFGVAVAAVLGVGVISGPYLLVGNAFMFAMLCSLFIIALASLKGATSETLILAGIAINYLFSSLTDLFQYFATDEQLRLMVSWGMGDLSAFSWSNFLLLLCVFVICTPLLYMKANDLNIMVIGDENAKSLGIDANKVRMFCMLLASLLIATIVCFTGTIAFIGLVAPHMARMVIGSDHKYLFPASGLLGALVLICADVTGMNLIRPTIIPTGIMTSLLGVPFFMYLILKRKRKEFW; encoded by the coding sequence ATGCTAAATCTATTTGAAAAAAAGAACAATCTGAACACAACAAATTCAGGTGGTTCTGATAAAAAGCAACATTCTGCTGTAAGAGAAGATTACCAGCGTTTTGTTGGAAGAAAGATAATACTTCTAATCAGCATGTTTGCTCTTATTATTTTACTGGGAGCTTTTTTTGTAACAATCGGCCCTCTTGAAGTTTCAGTAATTGAAGTCTACAAGATTCTTTTTTCCAGATATTTCCCTGACCTTTTTGCAACCTCCGGTCTTCCATCACAGGTTGTCTGGAACATTCGTTTACCACGTATCGTTGCAGGCATAATGGCAGGTTTTGGCCTGGGAATATGCGGATGCGTAATGCAATCCGTCTTGAAAAATCCCCTGGCAAGTCCGTTTACACTTGGTATTTCCTCAGGAGCAAGTTTTGGAGTTGCGGTTGCTGCCGTATTGGGAGTAGGAGTAATAAGCGGCCCATATCTGCTTGTGGGTAATGCCTTCATGTTTGCAATGCTGTGCTCCCTGTTCATTATTGCTCTTGCAAGTCTCAAAGGAGCAACATCAGAGACACTTATACTTGCGGGAATTGCTATTAATTATCTTTTCAGTTCTCTCACAGACCTTTTTCAGTATTTCGCTACGGATGAACAGCTCCGTCTGATGGTGAGCTGGGGAATGGGAGACCTGTCTGCTTTTTCATGGAGCAATTTCCTGCTTCTGCTATGTGTCTTTGTGATTTGCACACCGCTTTTGTACATGAAGGCAAACGACCTGAATATCATGGTAATCGGAGACGAGAATGCAAAAAGTCTCGGAATTGATGCAAATAAGGTCAGGATGTTCTGCATGCTGCTTGCAAGTCTTCTAATTGCAACCATTGTATGTTTTACAGGAACTATCGCTTTCATAGGTTTGGTTGCACCGCATATGGCACGTATGGTAATCGGTTCGGATCACAAATACCTCTTCCCTGCATCGGGTCTTTTGGGTGCGCTTGTACTGATATGTGCCGATGTTACAGGTATGAACCTGATAAGACCGACAATCATTCCGACAGGCATCATGACCTCCCTGCTTGGAGTACCGTTCTTCATGTACCTCATTCTCAAAAGAAAACGCAAGGAGTTCTGGTAA
- a CDS encoding flavodoxin, with protein sequence MTKTIIAYGSTTGSTQTLAEEIESTFNKNGFDARLVNITDIEPPEITGYDLIVLGCSTWGEGELQDDFIPFEREMDGLKLEGKKAACFGPGDSDYVFFCEAVNILEARLESCGAELVTEGLKIDGDVDDQLDLASEWAEKLLANIS encoded by the coding sequence ATGACAAAAACAATAATTGCATATGGTAGTACCACGGGGAGCACACAGACGCTTGCAGAAGAGATCGAAAGTACATTCAATAAAAATGGTTTTGATGCCAGACTTGTGAATATCACTGACATTGAACCTCCTGAAATCACAGGCTACGATCTGATAGTGTTAGGATGTTCCACCTGGGGAGAAGGTGAACTGCAGGATGATTTCATTCCCTTTGAACGCGAAATGGATGGGCTGAAACTTGAAGGAAAAAAAGCTGCCTGTTTTGGGCCGGGAGACAGTGATTACGTTTTCTTCTGTGAGGCAGTAAATATTCTTGAAGCAAGGCTTGAATCATGCGGAGCAGAACTTGTCACGGAAGGATTGAAAATTGACGGGGATGTTGATGACCAGCTTGACCTGGCATCTGAGTGGGCAGAAAAACTCCTTGCTAATATAAGCTGA
- a CDS encoding ABC transporter ATP-binding protein, translated as MELLLETFKQKKIEFILSVILAALGSVLYIVPYVIIFYIIRYYLNAGVNASFEPVIEMLFYGFLAIVLRYILVISSFVSSHIAAFDLLYIIRKRLTEHIGTLPMGFWSSNNTGRVRKIIQEDVETIENFVAHHIPDMVSGLVLPLVTLAFLFTVDWRLAIAAAIPLPLGLILVKMMWSGAGTGQQRRESFREYHDSLEKMNSTSVEYVQGMPAVKVFNLTLDSFRRLKFSVLDYRKFVLKISKKSTPYWATFSAIVVGGGIFVIPTGLYLLQMGEINVSTMILFLLLGTGCMCEFIPFIMTVSHSEYIFEGAKRIESILNEKPLPEPSSPIIPDRYGIELNDVCFRYHNSEVLSNINTVIPEGSFTAIVGPSGAGKTTLVNLMARMWDVSCGTIRIGGIDLRDMGTAGVNRTVGTVFQEVQMLTDTVRENIRMGKTDVTQESIEKAARAAACHDFILSLPNGYDTVIGEGGEVHLSGGEKQRIALARVILKDPPVILLDEASSYADAENETRMQEAFSKLMAGKTVVVIAHRLSTIVNADSILVVNHGEVEEQGTHDQLLENKGLYYQMWKAHTKARHWKLSDKESD; from the coding sequence ATGGAATTATTACTGGAAACGTTCAAACAAAAGAAGATCGAATTTATATTGTCGGTAATCCTGGCTGCGTTAGGTTCTGTATTATACATTGTCCCTTACGTAATCATCTTTTACATTATCAGGTACTACCTGAATGCAGGGGTAAATGCATCCTTTGAACCTGTAATAGAGATGCTGTTTTATGGATTTCTGGCAATAGTGCTGCGATATATACTGGTAATTTCCAGTTTTGTTTCCAGTCACATTGCAGCCTTTGACCTTCTCTACATTATACGTAAACGTCTTACGGAACACATTGGAACTTTGCCAATGGGATTCTGGTCATCCAATAATACAGGAAGGGTCCGTAAGATCATACAGGAAGACGTTGAAACCATCGAAAATTTTGTTGCTCATCACATTCCTGACATGGTCTCCGGCCTGGTGCTTCCACTGGTAACACTTGCTTTTCTTTTTACGGTTGACTGGCGTCTGGCCATTGCCGCCGCAATTCCATTGCCTCTTGGCCTGATACTGGTCAAAATGATGTGGAGTGGCGCCGGTACAGGTCAACAACGTCGTGAATCTTTCAGGGAATACCATGACTCTCTTGAGAAAATGAATTCCACAAGTGTGGAGTATGTACAGGGAATGCCTGCGGTGAAGGTTTTTAATCTTACACTGGATTCGTTCAGAAGGCTGAAATTCTCGGTTCTTGATTACAGGAAATTCGTCCTGAAAATCTCAAAGAAAAGTACCCCGTATTGGGCTACATTTTCTGCCATAGTTGTTGGTGGTGGGATATTTGTAATTCCCACAGGACTTTACCTTCTGCAAATGGGGGAAATTAATGTATCCACCATGATTCTTTTCCTTTTGCTTGGTACCGGTTGTATGTGTGAGTTCATTCCTTTCATAATGACCGTTTCCCACTCTGAGTACATATTTGAGGGTGCAAAAAGGATTGAATCAATACTTAACGAAAAACCACTTCCTGAACCTTCCAGTCCAATTATTCCCGACAGATATGGTATCGAACTCAATGATGTTTGTTTCAGATATCACAACTCTGAGGTTCTTTCAAATATCAATACCGTTATTCCTGAAGGGTCCTTTACAGCAATAGTAGGCCCAAGTGGAGCTGGTAAGACGACCCTTGTAAACCTCATGGCAAGAATGTGGGATGTTTCATGCGGAACAATCCGTATCGGAGGTATTGATCTCCGGGATATGGGCACTGCTGGTGTGAACCGGACAGTTGGAACTGTTTTCCAGGAAGTGCAGATGCTCACTGATACTGTAAGGGAAAACATCCGTATGGGAAAGACTGATGTGACTCAGGAGTCCATTGAGAAAGCTGCCAGGGCAGCCGCATGTCATGATTTCATACTTTCTCTTCCCAATGGTTATGATACCGTCATAGGCGAGGGTGGCGAGGTTCACCTGAGCGGGGGAGAAAAACAACGCATAGCTCTGGCACGGGTGATACTCAAAGACCCTCCGGTAATCCTTCTGGATGAAGCCAGTTCCTATGCAGATGCAGAAAATGAAACACGGATGCAGGAAGCTTTTTCAAAGCTCATGGCCGGTAAAACAGTTGTTGTGATTGCCCATCGTCTTTCTACTATTGTTAATGCGGATTCTATTCTTGTTGTCAATCACGGTGAGGTTGAAGAGCAGGGTACCCACGATCAACTCCTGGAAAATAAAGGTCTTTATTACCAGATGTGGAAAGCCCATACAAAAGCAAGACACTGGAAACTTTCAGACAAGGAGAGTGATTAA
- a CDS encoding FecCD family ABC transporter permease — protein MFEVFRKSSQLTDRNEINIETFSDIRKYGILFIFFVTLFFAAAIAMVMGAYDISFTDVYATIFANIGLFGDISNVSKLHNTIIWNIRLPRILLAITVGAALASSGAVFQGCFRNPLVEPYILGVSSGAAFGAALGIVYPSVFSSVQISAFVFGSLAVLAAYTLARTRGQTPIVTLILGGVIIGSIFSALVSLLKYMANDSALREIVFWLMGGFYYATWQDVFLTVPIVFISFLIMWMYSWKLNILSMGDEEAKALGVNPEKSKLIIITIATLVTAVAVSTVGIIAWVGLMMPHAARMILGPDNRFVIPSAAMLGSIYLIVCDTMARTLTTSEIPVGIITSIVGAPYLCYLLRNKGRSLLG, from the coding sequence ATGTTTGAAGTTTTCAGGAAAAGTTCGCAATTAACGGACAGAAACGAAATCAATATTGAAACATTCTCCGATATACGAAAATATGGAATTCTATTCATATTTTTCGTGACTTTGTTTTTTGCAGCAGCTATTGCTATGGTTATGGGAGCTTATGATATTTCTTTTACAGATGTCTATGCCACCATATTCGCAAATATAGGACTCTTTGGTGATATTTCCAATGTCAGTAAATTGCATAACACAATCATATGGAACATTCGTCTTCCGCGGATTCTGCTTGCAATAACTGTCGGAGCTGCACTCGCAAGTTCAGGTGCTGTTTTTCAGGGTTGTTTTAGAAATCCGCTTGTTGAGCCTTATATTCTTGGTGTATCATCCGGTGCTGCATTTGGTGCAGCACTTGGAATTGTTTATCCTTCTGTTTTCAGTTCAGTTCAGATATCCGCATTCGTATTCGGTTCTCTTGCAGTGCTGGCTGCATACACCCTTGCAAGGACACGTGGCCAAACACCAATCGTGACCCTGATACTTGGAGGAGTAATAATCGGATCGATTTTTTCAGCACTTGTATCCCTGCTAAAATACATGGCAAATGACTCTGCTCTGCGTGAAATCGTGTTCTGGCTTATGGGAGGATTCTACTATGCAACCTGGCAGGATGTGTTTCTCACTGTTCCAATAGTTTTCATTTCATTCCTGATAATGTGGATGTATTCATGGAAACTCAACATCCTTTCAATGGGAGATGAAGAAGCAAAAGCACTGGGTGTCAATCCTGAAAAGTCAAAACTTATCATAATCACCATTGCAACACTTGTGACTGCCGTAGCTGTTTCCACTGTAGGCATAATCGCATGGGTCGGACTTATGATGCCACATGCTGCCAGGATGATACTCGGACCGGATAACAGGTTTGTTATCCCATCTGCTGCTATGCTTGGAAGCATCTACCTTATTGTCTGTGATACGATGGCAAGAACATTGACAACTTCCGAGATTCCGGTAGGAATTATAACTTCGATAGTCGGTGCACCATATCTGTGTTATCTCCTGCGAAATAAAGGAAGATCATTACTGGGGTGA
- a CDS encoding ABC transporter ATP-binding protein: protein MLKVKNIHFNYGSSKILNDLSFNVEEGQLCGLFGPNGCGKTTLFKCCMNFLKYHTGSVVMDGVDIKECSIEDMAKIVAYVPQEHKPPFPYLVKEVVLMGRTPHLGGFFGISRDDKEKAWNALELLDISHLAEQPYNQLSGGQRQMVLIARAIAQETRIIFLDEPTSALDFSNQMRIWNLMRKVKDQGITILACSHDPNHVSWFCDKVVVMNRSGILCQGPPHDVITESVLNDVYQDMCSVRSFEGIRMVLPRSVSARVG, encoded by the coding sequence ATGCTGAAAGTAAAAAATATCCATTTTAACTATGGAAGCAGCAAAATTCTGAATGACCTGTCTTTCAACGTTGAAGAAGGACAGTTATGCGGGCTTTTCGGACCTAATGGCTGCGGGAAAACAACGCTTTTCAAATGCTGTATGAATTTCCTGAAATACCACACTGGTTCAGTTGTCATGGATGGTGTGGATATTAAAGAATGTAGCATCGAGGATATGGCAAAAATCGTTGCCTATGTTCCCCAGGAGCATAAACCGCCCTTTCCGTATCTTGTAAAGGAAGTTGTTCTTATGGGAAGAACTCCGCACCTTGGAGGATTTTTTGGCATTAGTCGTGATGACAAGGAAAAAGCATGGAATGCTTTAGAATTACTTGACATTTCACACCTGGCAGAGCAACCTTACAATCAATTGTCAGGAGGACAACGTCAGATGGTATTGATAGCTCGGGCAATTGCTCAGGAAACAAGAATTATTTTCCTGGATGAACCTACATCTGCCCTGGATTTTAGCAACCAGATGAGAATCTGGAACCTGATGAGAAAAGTCAAAGATCAGGGCATAACGATTCTTGCGTGCAGCCACGATCCTAACCACGTATCCTGGTTCTGTGACAAAGTAGTAGTTATGAACAGGAGTGGTATTCTCTGTCAGGGTCCGCCACATGATGTGATAACAGAATCCGTACTCAATGATGTTTATCAGGATATGTGTTCAGTCAGGTCTTTTGAAGGCATAAGAATGGTATTGCCAAGAAGCGTGTCTGCCAGAGTTGGATAG
- a CDS encoding ABC transporter substrate-binding protein codes for MKSKVQYIAVLGILLCILLSAGCTENMTDNSIVSDDTNTDEQYRTVVDSRGVEVQIPANIKRVATVSDGLVEGVMTSIGVQDTLVGVGSSCLQRNFNYTYETVSGETYEYKNGMNPVTYLNPWIMDLPLFVSSGSAVNYETLASLEPDVVIVRVGSCSLRYLDDENTQKSIETMESLGFPIVVLYDPNCYDSPDMATISDEINIIGQIFGKEDETQIIADYLEEQVSFVSERTQDIQADEKTDVLVFGASPKARGEGGAGQVFGLDTFESFFIEDIVNANNAFQEEGYFKTVSAEHLLALNPDVIVLCTASGYHPPLELYQAPYYQNLQEMDAIQNRRVVALPWSPCNCAKRLEYPIDVMVIATGTYPELFEDVELDEWLITFYQNVYGVDVETAKQLRSAQWMDWTIDECQSCS; via the coding sequence ATGAAATCAAAGGTACAGTATATTGCAGTGTTGGGTATATTGCTGTGCATTCTGCTAAGTGCCGGATGTACTGAGAATATGACCGATAATAGTATTGTTTCAGACGACACAAATACCGATGAACAATACAGAACAGTTGTTGACAGCCGTGGAGTCGAAGTCCAGATTCCAGCAAATATTAAACGCGTTGCTACTGTCAGCGATGGTCTGGTAGAAGGTGTAATGACATCCATCGGTGTCCAGGATACACTGGTAGGGGTCGGCTCGAGCTGTCTTCAACGTAATTTCAATTACACATATGAAACCGTTAGTGGAGAAACTTATGAATACAAGAACGGAATGAACCCCGTAACATATCTCAATCCATGGATCATGGATCTTCCACTCTTTGTTTCATCTGGTTCTGCAGTGAACTATGAAACCCTTGCAAGCCTTGAGCCTGATGTGGTGATAGTTCGTGTTGGAAGTTGTTCTTTACGATATCTTGACGATGAAAATACACAGAAAAGCATTGAAACTATGGAATCACTTGGTTTTCCGATAGTTGTTCTTTATGATCCGAATTGTTATGATTCTCCAGACATGGCCACCATCTCCGATGAAATAAACATAATCGGCCAGATTTTTGGAAAAGAAGATGAAACTCAGATCATTGCAGATTACCTTGAAGAACAAGTCAGTTTTGTAAGTGAGCGAACACAGGACATTCAGGCAGATGAAAAAACTGATGTGCTGGTATTTGGAGCATCACCTAAAGCACGAGGAGAAGGCGGAGCCGGACAGGTATTCGGACTTGACACTTTTGAATCCTTCTTTATTGAAGATATAGTGAATGCTAACAATGCTTTCCAGGAAGAAGGATATTTTAAAACGGTAAGTGCAGAGCATCTGCTGGCATTGAACCCTGATGTTATTGTTCTATGTACAGCCTCAGGATACCATCCACCACTTGAACTTTACCAGGCACCTTATTACCAGAATCTGCAGGAAATGGATGCAATCCAAAATAGGAGAGTAGTAGCCCTTCCATGGTCACCATGTAATTGTGCGAAGAGGCTGGAATACCCTATAGATGTAATGGTTATTGCAACCGGCACTTATCCTGAGCTGTTTGAGGATGTGGAGCTTGATGAATGGCTTATTACATTCTACCAGAATGTCTATGGTGTTGATGTTGAAACAGCAAAGCAGTTGCGTTCAGCACAATGGATGGACTGGACTATAGATGAATGTCAAAGTTGTTCCTGA
- a CDS encoding ABC transporter ATP-binding protein yields the protein MVTVNVNNVTFGYNSTKILQNVSVDIDRSSFVSIVGPNGAGKSTLLKCVNKILKPESGEILVDRNSIHEMKRMEVARNVAYVPQSSNRVFPTTVFETVMMGRRPHLGWFSNEDDKEKVWQVLEEMGLDDLALRNFDELSGGQQQKILIARALAQETGVILLDEPTSNLDIWHQLDVMENVRALVNNKNVTALMVVHDLNMASKYSDWILMMKNGEIVSAGNPASVLTCDNIEQVYGVEAHVHTHAGIPYVMPLKQVGLAADSCMMKAEDGLKA from the coding sequence ATGGTTACGGTGAATGTAAACAATGTCACTTTTGGCTATAACAGCACAAAAATACTTCAAAATGTATCAGTCGATATTGACAGATCAAGCTTTGTCAGCATTGTTGGACCAAACGGAGCAGGCAAATCAACGCTGCTTAAATGTGTCAACAAAATACTCAAACCTGAATCAGGAGAGATTCTTGTTGACAGAAACAGCATTCATGAAATGAAACGGATGGAAGTGGCAAGAAATGTTGCCTATGTCCCTCAGAGTTCGAACAGGGTCTTCCCTACAACTGTATTTGAAACAGTTATGATGGGAAGACGACCTCATCTTGGATGGTTCAGTAACGAAGATGATAAGGAAAAAGTCTGGCAGGTTCTTGAAGAAATGGGACTCGATGACCTTGCTTTACGTAATTTTGACGAACTCAGCGGAGGTCAGCAGCAAAAGATCCTGATAGCAAGAGCATTGGCACAGGAAACAGGGGTTATTCTCCTTGACGAACCCACAAGTAATCTTGATATCTGGCATCAGCTTGATGTTATGGAAAATGTGAGAGCTCTTGTCAATAATAAAAATGTGACAGCGTTAATGGTTGTCCATGACCTCAATATGGCTTCCAAGTATTCAGACTGGATCCTGATGATGAAAAACGGGGAAATCGTCTCTGCCGGGAATCCGGCTTCGGTGCTTACCTGTGATAATATTGAACAGGTCTACGGTGTTGAAGCACATGTGCATACACATGCAGGAATTCCGTATGTGATGCCACTCAAGCAGGTGGGACTGGCAGCTGATTCCTGCATGATGAAGGCTGAAGACGGATTAAAAGCTTAG
- a CDS encoding ABC transporter substrate-binding protein, which translates to MNKSRIFLIGMIVLACSFASAMNAAAIGSSLPCDDGDGVLTESEVSDVVCDYMLEEGDHTLDDVGDAAYILTFWDGRPKTIIDGNDREVIFYRPVERIITTNPDNSRIVISLGDIDKIVATDECTRGGCVLPRDSNDEKLVVDAWEALQTYDDGQLDDLPETNTRKEIDYETMAILQPDVVLDTLWYNRGDLIEEKVGCPCVDIGSGFTFGENYNQIELLGDVLDEEERASELVSFIESKVEMIESVTSQIDESEKPTVYFAPRGATKGFYDSVEGRDFTRTEAVYEPLSIAGGINLAKDCTGEEINVAPEQIVVWEPDVIFVAKSTWDGESGVGFVTETPELSEIPAVMNDQVYDCFYPYCRGRPIDRTLLNMIYMAKRLHPEEFSDIDLEAEGNEIYKELLGVDGVFTELAEYQTFAKEVY; encoded by the coding sequence ATGAACAAAAGCAGAATTTTTTTGATTGGAATGATAGTACTTGCCTGTTCATTTGCTTCCGCAATGAATGCTGCCGCAATAGGTTCCAGTCTTCCATGTGATGATGGTGACGGAGTATTGACTGAAAGCGAGGTTTCAGATGTAGTATGTGACTATATGCTTGAGGAAGGAGACCATACTCTGGATGATGTCGGAGATGCTGCATATATACTTACATTCTGGGACGGAAGACCAAAAACCATTATAGACGGCAATGACAGAGAAGTAATTTTTTACAGGCCAGTTGAAAGAATAATCACAACTAATCCTGATAATTCAAGAATTGTTATTTCACTGGGAGATATTGATAAAATAGTAGCAACAGACGAGTGTACACGTGGTGGTTGTGTGCTTCCAAGAGACTCTAATGATGAAAAGCTCGTTGTGGATGCATGGGAAGCTCTCCAGACATATGATGATGGACAGCTGGATGATCTTCCTGAAACAAACACACGTAAAGAGATTGACTATGAGACAATGGCAATTCTTCAGCCTGATGTTGTTTTAGATACACTCTGGTATAATCGTGGAGATCTTATCGAAGAAAAAGTAGGATGTCCTTGTGTAGATATCGGATCTGGATTCACATTTGGAGAAAACTACAACCAGATAGAATTGTTAGGAGATGTCCTTGACGAAGAAGAAAGAGCAAGTGAACTTGTGTCATTCATCGAGTCAAAAGTTGAAATGATAGAATCAGTGACATCCCAGATAGATGAAAGTGAAAAGCCGACAGTTTATTTTGCACCAAGAGGAGCTACAAAAGGTTTTTATGATTCTGTTGAAGGCAGAGACTTTACACGCACTGAAGCTGTATATGAGCCTTTAAGCATTGCCGGTGGAATCAATCTTGCAAAAGACTGTACAGGTGAAGAGATAAATGTTGCACCTGAGCAAATAGTTGTCTGGGAACCTGATGTTATTTTCGTTGCCAAAAGTACATGGGATGGAGAGAGCGGAGTTGGTTTTGTAACAGAAACTCCGGAATTGTCTGAGATCCCTGCTGTAATGAATGATCAGGTCTATGATTGTTTCTATCCTTACTGCAGAGGCAGACCGATTGACAGAACCTTGCTGAATATGATCTACATGGCCAAGCGCTTGCATCCTGAAGAATTCAGTGATATTGATCTGGAAGCTGAAGGAAATGAAATTTACAAGGAACTTCTTGGAGTTGATGGAGTATTCACTGAGCTTGCCGAATACCAGACATTTGCAAAAGAAGTGTATTGA
- a CDS encoding class I SAM-dependent methyltransferase yields the protein MEHGKIDWNEIWKERMAAQHSANKEVENNLWNKKDNAERFWKRTQKFSDRTQLTLEELPLTPQSRVLDIGAGPGRLSIPIAERVAHVTAVEPAEGMRNLLLNNVTEKGITNLDCVSKRWEDLDVEKDLDGPYDIVIASFSLGMPDIRDAIQKMEQASSKHVYLYWFAGTSPWEEHSVNLWPYLYGTNYTCGPKCDVLYNVLYDMGIYPDMAVFPMEYTNDFTSMDEAMDFFKSRYTIETPEQEAILYNYLRDELSWENGSISEKADSTRVRICWEKKQNN from the coding sequence ATGGAACACGGAAAAATAGACTGGAATGAAATATGGAAAGAACGAATGGCTGCCCAACACTCAGCAAACAAAGAAGTTGAGAACAACCTGTGGAACAAAAAGGACAACGCCGAAAGATTCTGGAAAAGAACTCAGAAATTCTCTGACAGAACACAACTTACTCTGGAAGAACTTCCGCTAACACCGCAGTCCAGGGTACTTGATATTGGTGCAGGGCCCGGAAGACTCTCAATACCTATTGCAGAAAGGGTTGCACACGTAACGGCTGTTGAACCGGCAGAAGGTATGAGAAATCTGCTTCTTAATAATGTTACTGAAAAAGGAATAACTAACCTTGACTGCGTCAGCAAACGCTGGGAAGACCTTGACGTTGAGAAAGACCTTGACGGTCCTTATGATATTGTCATTGCATCATTCTCTCTTGGTATGCCGGATATAAGGGATGCCATTCAAAAAATGGAACAGGCTTCTTCAAAACATGTTTACCTATACTGGTTTGCAGGAACCAGTCCCTGGGAAGAACATTCTGTAAACCTGTGGCCATATCTGTACGGAACTAATTATACATGCGGTCCTAAATGCGATGTATTATACAACGTTCTCTACGATATGGGAATCTATCCGGATATGGCAGTGTTCCCTATGGAATACACAAATGATTTTACATCCATGGACGAAGCCATGGATTTCTTCAAATCAAGATATACAATTGAGACACCTGAGCAGGAAGCTATTCTTTATAATTATCTCAGGGATGAGCTCTCATGGGAAAATGGCAGCATCTCTGAAAAAGCCGATTCCACACGCGTGCGGATCTGCTGGGAAAAGAAACAGAACAATTAG
- a CDS encoding ATP-binding protein, producing MKILICGKGGCGKSTLTALLAQAMSRDGYNVLVVDNDESNFGLHRQLGVELPEDFLNFFGGKKDLVERMKASFSTGEEVKFFDNRWEIADIPGEYISKTDNISLMAVGKIHDFGEGCACPMGVLSKHLIKNIDAGTNDIVLVDTEAGIEHFGRGVEEGCDALLMVIDPSYESICLSEKISSLAEAAGKDLYYVLNRVEGKTKTVLCEKVPEDRIIATLPVMVSVFKAGLLGEKFQVDVPEVEEICGFLKNISST from the coding sequence TTGAAAATACTGATATGCGGAAAAGGCGGATGTGGTAAAAGCACGTTAACAGCATTGCTGGCTCAGGCAATGTCCAGAGATGGATACAATGTACTTGTGGTTGACAATGACGAATCCAATTTCGGACTTCACAGGCAGTTGGGAGTGGAACTTCCAGAGGATTTCCTGAATTTTTTTGGCGGGAAAAAAGATCTTGTTGAAAGAATGAAAGCTTCATTTTCAACCGGAGAAGAAGTAAAGTTCTTTGATAACAGATGGGAAATTGCAGACATACCCGGTGAATACATCTCAAAAACAGACAACATTTCACTGATGGCTGTTGGAAAGATACACGACTTCGGAGAAGGGTGTGCCTGTCCAATGGGAGTTCTTTCAAAGCACCTGATAAAGAATATTGATGCAGGAACCAATGATATTGTTTTAGTTGACACCGAGGCCGGAATAGAACATTTTGGCAGGGGAGTGGAGGAAGGATGCGATGCACTTCTAATGGTAATTGATCCGTCCTATGAGTCCATCTGTCTTTCTGAAAAGATAAGCAGCCTTGCAGAAGCTGCCGGGAAAGACCTCTATTATGTACTTAATAGAGTTGAAGGAAAAACTAAAACCGTGCTTTGTGAAAAAGTTCCAGAAGACCGAATTATTGCAACTCTTCCTGTGATGGTTTCTGTTTTTAAAGCCGGACTTCTTGGTGAAAAATTCCAGGTGGATGTGCCTGAGGTTGAAGAAATCTGTGGTTTTTTGAAGAATATAAGTAGCACTTAG